One Bombus pascuorum chromosome 4, iyBomPasc1.1, whole genome shotgun sequence DNA segment encodes these proteins:
- the LOC132906508 gene encoding intraflagellar transport protein 74 homolog isoform X2 — translation MQRPQTSIPLQSKYDRFYRGVKNESGEFYVTSGTTRPGTPGQNVLARPPSSLALLNHVQTPTSRLSTISSTSSGAFNSAFPLPGQMNINVTERPITQHGVAGLRPGTARGLSMTRQIQDKRYYIGLMQLKIRELSQEIAVIFKDIEDQTKERATYIHYDKRAKDLAMELTTLQGQLADYNIIVDKMTSDVGKEIIEQETEELATKNEQNLLKIENMFEERKELEQKLTKIEKQLEDEKKRTERLIESMDFNMKEKYDELSKEKAKLQEKTNALQQELDELYKEQAYLEEEITLSPLKQEAVKLHLKIIEMEEKRDKLKEEEKHRISPEEERGKLLQKIKQDNLDIAAAEAQLTEKKKQIQETEQKLEQLETDMEDTQIEKQAKFKELRKREEVIEQFMSSFEQNKDDETRKMDRLENTIVEYLENISNMLNIDIDFIGNDEMAILNNLPPFNDYEYSKSDQSFEKLTKENLKLQQIYSEMEMLEQKIQAEFVDLNERMGNKDNKPIIPEDLESLKAKLTLKQGQLIAECEQLKHQQLECEEEIKTIQFEYDEIKQRLESNDIYTQISVLENTMDKLLEEHKKIQDFIVKEEKRNSAYHFNPLWLFLLNIKIFHIMLIIV, via the exons ATGCAAAGACCACAGACAAGTATTCCTTTGCAAAGCAAATATGATAGATTTTACAGAGGTGTAAAGAATGAATCTGGAGAGTTTTATGTTACCTCTGGTACTACTCGTCCAGGTACACCTGGACAAAATGTACTGGCAAGACCACCATCATCATTGGCTTTACTTAACCATGTACAAACACCTACTTCACGGTTGAGTACAATCAGTTCAACTAGTTCCGGAGCATTTAATTCAGCATTTCCTTTGCCTGGTCAGATGAATATAAACGTTACAGAAAGGCCTATCACTCAACATGGAGTAGCAGGTCTGAGACCCGGAACAGCTAGAGGATTGTCAATGACcag ACAAATTcaagataaaagatattacatTGGACTCATGCAACTGAAAATCAGAGAATTAAGTCAAGAAATTGCTgttattttcaaagatattgAAGATCAAACTAAGGAAAGAGCTACTTATATACATTATGACAAGAGAGCCAAAGATTTAGCTATGGAATTAACAACTTTGCAAGGACAGCTGGCTGACTACAACATCATTGTAGATAAAATGACGTCTGATGTTGGGAAAGAAATCATTGAACAAGAGACTGAAGAACTTGCCACAAAGaatgaacaaaatttattgaaaatcgaaaatatgtttgaagaaagaaaagaattagagCAGAAGTTaactaaaatagaaaaacagtTAGAGGATGAAAAAAAGAGGACCGAAAGGCTTATAGAGAGCATggattttaatatgaaagaaaaatatgatgaattatcaaaagaaaaagcaaaactGCAAGAGAAAACAAATGCATTGCAACAAGAATTGGatgaattatataaagaaCAAGCTTAtttggaagaagaaataacattATCTCCATTGAAACAAGAAGCagttaaattacatttgaaaattatagaaatggaagaaaaaagggacaagttgaaagaagaagagaagcatAGAATTTCACCAGAAGAGGAAAGAGGAAAACTACTACAAAAGATTAAGCAAGACAATCTGGATATTGCAGCTGCTGAAGCTCAATTGactgagaaaaagaaacagatacAAGAAACTGAACAAAAACTCGAGCAATTGGAAACAGACATGGAAGATACTCAAATTGAGAAGCAAGCGAAATTTAAAGAACTTCGTAAACGAGAAGAAGTTATAGAGCAATTTATGAGTTCTTTTGAGCAGAATAAAGATGATGAGACAAGAAAAATGGATAGATTAGAAAATACAATAGtagaatatttggaaaatatttcaaatatgttaAACATTGATATTGATTTTATAGGAAATGATGAAATGGCCATTCTGAATAATTTACCACCCTTCAATGACTATGAATATAGTAAGAGTGATCaaagttttgaaaaattaactaaagaaaatttaaagttgCAGCAAATTTATAGCGAAATGGAAATGTTAGAGCAGAAAATTCAAGCAGAATTTGTTGATCTTAATGAAAGAATGGGTAACAAAGATAATAAACCAATAATTCCAGAAGACCTAGAGAGTTTAAAAGCTAAATTGACATTGAAACAAGGGCAATTAATAGCAGAATGTGAACAATTGAAACATCAGCAATTAGAATGTGAAGAAGAAATCAAAACAATTCAATTTGAATATGATGAAATAAAGCAACGTTTAGAAAGTAATGATATATACACTCAGATTAGTGTATTAGAGAATACTATGGACAAGTTGCTGGAAGAGCATAAGAAGATTCAAGATTTTATTGTCAAAGAGGAGAAACGTA ATTCTGCCTATCATTTCAATCCTCTATGGTTATTccttctaaatataaaaattttccacattatgctaataattgtataa
- the LOC132906508 gene encoding intraflagellar transport protein 74 homolog isoform X1, with amino-acid sequence MQRPQTSIPLQSKYDRFYRGVKNESGEFYVTSGTTRPGTPGQNVLARPPSSLALLNHVQTPTSRLSTISSTSSGAFNSAFPLPGQMNINVTERPITQHGVAGLRPGTARGLSMTRQIQDKRYYIGLMQLKIRELSQEIAVIFKDIEDQTKERATYIHYDKRAKDLAMELTTLQGQLADYNIIVDKMTSDVGKEIIEQETEELATKNEQNLLKIENMFEERKELEQKLTKIEKQLEDEKKRTERLIESMDFNMKEKYDELSKEKAKLQEKTNALQQELDELYKEQAYLEEEITLSPLKQEAVKLHLKIIEMEEKRDKLKEEEKHRISPEEERGKLLQKIKQDNLDIAAAEAQLTEKKKQIQETEQKLEQLETDMEDTQIEKQAKFKELRKREEVIEQFMSSFEQNKDDETRKMDRLENTIVEYLENISNMLNIDIDFIGNDEMAILNNLPPFNDYEYSKSDQSFEKLTKENLKLQQIYSEMEMLEQKIQAEFVDLNERMGNKDNKPIIPEDLESLKAKLTLKQGQLIAECEQLKHQQLECEEEIKTIQFEYDEIKQRLESNDIYTQISVLENTMDKLLEEHKKIQDFIVKEEKRSNYDPIRKDTFNSINIYNSMLKENLKTIY; translated from the exons ATGCAAAGACCACAGACAAGTATTCCTTTGCAAAGCAAATATGATAGATTTTACAGAGGTGTAAAGAATGAATCTGGAGAGTTTTATGTTACCTCTGGTACTACTCGTCCAGGTACACCTGGACAAAATGTACTGGCAAGACCACCATCATCATTGGCTTTACTTAACCATGTACAAACACCTACTTCACGGTTGAGTACAATCAGTTCAACTAGTTCCGGAGCATTTAATTCAGCATTTCCTTTGCCTGGTCAGATGAATATAAACGTTACAGAAAGGCCTATCACTCAACATGGAGTAGCAGGTCTGAGACCCGGAACAGCTAGAGGATTGTCAATGACcag ACAAATTcaagataaaagatattacatTGGACTCATGCAACTGAAAATCAGAGAATTAAGTCAAGAAATTGCTgttattttcaaagatattgAAGATCAAACTAAGGAAAGAGCTACTTATATACATTATGACAAGAGAGCCAAAGATTTAGCTATGGAATTAACAACTTTGCAAGGACAGCTGGCTGACTACAACATCATTGTAGATAAAATGACGTCTGATGTTGGGAAAGAAATCATTGAACAAGAGACTGAAGAACTTGCCACAAAGaatgaacaaaatttattgaaaatcgaaaatatgtttgaagaaagaaaagaattagagCAGAAGTTaactaaaatagaaaaacagtTAGAGGATGAAAAAAAGAGGACCGAAAGGCTTATAGAGAGCATggattttaatatgaaagaaaaatatgatgaattatcaaaagaaaaagcaaaactGCAAGAGAAAACAAATGCATTGCAACAAGAATTGGatgaattatataaagaaCAAGCTTAtttggaagaagaaataacattATCTCCATTGAAACAAGAAGCagttaaattacatttgaaaattatagaaatggaagaaaaaagggacaagttgaaagaagaagagaagcatAGAATTTCACCAGAAGAGGAAAGAGGAAAACTACTACAAAAGATTAAGCAAGACAATCTGGATATTGCAGCTGCTGAAGCTCAATTGactgagaaaaagaaacagatacAAGAAACTGAACAAAAACTCGAGCAATTGGAAACAGACATGGAAGATACTCAAATTGAGAAGCAAGCGAAATTTAAAGAACTTCGTAAACGAGAAGAAGTTATAGAGCAATTTATGAGTTCTTTTGAGCAGAATAAAGATGATGAGACAAGAAAAATGGATAGATTAGAAAATACAATAGtagaatatttggaaaatatttcaaatatgttaAACATTGATATTGATTTTATAGGAAATGATGAAATGGCCATTCTGAATAATTTACCACCCTTCAATGACTATGAATATAGTAAGAGTGATCaaagttttgaaaaattaactaaagaaaatttaaagttgCAGCAAATTTATAGCGAAATGGAAATGTTAGAGCAGAAAATTCAAGCAGAATTTGTTGATCTTAATGAAAGAATGGGTAACAAAGATAATAAACCAATAATTCCAGAAGACCTAGAGAGTTTAAAAGCTAAATTGACATTGAAACAAGGGCAATTAATAGCAGAATGTGAACAATTGAAACATCAGCAATTAGAATGTGAAGAAGAAATCAAAACAATTCAATTTGAATATGATGAAATAAAGCAACGTTTAGAAAGTAATGATATATACACTCAGATTAGTGTATTAGAGAATACTATGGACAAGTTGCTGGAAGAGCATAAGAAGATTCAAGATTTTATTGTCAAAGAGGAGAAACGTAGTAATTATGATCCAATAAGAAAAGACActtttaattcaataaatatttataattctatgttgaaagaaaatctaaaaactatttattaa